In [Phormidium] sp. ETS-05, the genomic window ATATTAAAGCCGCCGCCGCTAAAGCTCTGGAAGCGGGGAAGACTAAGTATGGACCGGTGGCGGGGGAGCCCCAGTTGCGGGCGGCGATCGCGAAAAAACTCCAAACCGACAATGGTTTGAACTACGCCGCCGAGAATGTCCTCGTCACCAATGGTGGTAAGCACTCCCTCTATAATTTGATGATGGTCCTGCTCAACCCTGGAGATGAGGTAATTATCCCCGCTCCCTACTGGTTGAGCTATCCGGAGATGGTGCGGTTGGCGGATGCGGTCCCAGTCATTCTTCCCACCACTGAGGAAACTGGATATAAGATTACCCCGGACCAGTTGCGATCGGCTTGCACTTCTAAGACGCGGTTACTGGTGTTAAATTCTCCGTCTAACCCCACGGGGATGGTGTACTCGCCAGCGGAAATTCGGGCGATCGCCGAAGTTGTGGTAGAGAAAGATATCCTGGTGGTATCGGATGAAATCTACGAAAAGCTGCTTTATGATGGGGCGGAGCATGTGAGCATCGGTTCTTTTGGACCGGAAATATTTGCCCGCACGCTGATTAGCAATGGGTTTGCCAAGGCTTATTCTATGACGGGGTGGCGTTTGGGTTATCTCGCCGGACCGCTGGAGATTATTAAAGCTGCCAATACTCTGCAAAGTCACAGCACTTCTAATATTTGCACTTTTGCTCAGTATGGGGCGATCGCGGCTTTGGAGTCATCCCAAGACTGCGTGGAGGAAATGCGGACCGCCTTTGCCGATCGGCGGCGGTTCATACTCGATCGACTCGCCGCCATCCCCGGACTCACCTGTCCCAAACCCGACGGCGCCTTTTACGTCTTCCCCAACATCAGTAAAAGCGGGCTGAAATCCCTAGAATTCTGCAAACAGCTACTAGAAAACCAACAAGTAGCAGCTATTCCTGGAATTGCCTTTGGCGCCGACGACTGCATCCGCCTTTCCTACGCCACCGACATGGCAACCATTGAGAAAGGTATCGATCGCCTCGATAAATTCATGCGTCAGTATATTTGAGGAAGTAATTCCGTAGGGACACGGCATTGCCGTGTCCTGCACCCAGAAGGTTTCTCATAATTAATATCTGAATTATGATGATAAATCTTCCTCCACAACCGCATCCTCATCTTCCCCATCCACATTAAACTCTAATCGACTTTGTAGAACTATCTCGTCAATCACCTTCGCCCCTCTACCAGCCTGCAATACGGCATCAAAACATTCCATTATTTTAGGAATGTTTATCACTTCTTCTACAGCTTTCATATAGCTGTCGACAACAGCTTTCACCTTGTATCTGGCTTTGGCTTGTGCTTCTATTGCCTGGAGGATGCTGTTAATTTTTTCTTCGGTCTTAACGACAAAAGTAGTAGGATACTTTTGCACCTTATCAATATCTAAAAAATACTTGCCTGCATCTATAGTCTCTGTTACTTGAAAAAATCGTCCCAGCGGTTTCATCACAAAATCTATCCCGCCGTCGTTGGCATTTGTCCGTCCGGTTTTATAGAGAGACAGAGATTCAACAGTCAGGTCATCTGGCGACCAGCCCCAGTATATTTGCTGACCAGCATAATACTGTTTCAAAACTGCGTAGCTGACAATTTCAAAAATCCTGGCATCTATATTCGGTCTTAGCAAACCTCGAATAAATTCTATGGCGCGGTCTGGCTCCTGTGCTTGAATCTCAATCATCTGCTGACAATAGGTGATAAAATCATTAAATGCCTCACTCCGAGCGGCTATATAGGCATCAATAATCTTTTTGATTGCCTCAGCTAGATTTATTTCCTGCTGTTCGATTGTGAGCTTCAGCAGATTTTCGTTAACCCAATATCTGCTGGTTTTCACGTCTCGGATTATCGGTTGGTACGGAGAAGTCGGAAAATACTTTTTGAATTCTTCATTGAGACGATGGTTCAGAGCATGATTTTGTAGCTTGCTGCCGAATGGCAGCTCTCTCTGCCTTTTTAATAAAACATTATATTGAGCCCCTAAATAATCATCATAGGCATTGTTGAGATGGAAATTATTTTGTAAATAATCTTCCCCTAGAACATAAATTGCATATTGCCAATGAAGCTCTTGATTTAGAGCCTCGATTTGCGGCTTTAGTTTTAATATTTAAATATTGGAGCAACTCACTAGATTGCAATAGGATATCGCCATAGCCAGGAAAATAGCCATCCAGAATCTCAATTATCTGGCGGGTAAAATTATGATATACTATCGACATCAAATAGACTCTCCTGGATAAAATCAGAACCGTTAACCTTGTGAGGATGTTTGCTGTGGGCTTTTTGAGGGGGTAAGAGCTTTTCACCTTGATATTCTCCCCAGCCAAAAACCCGTCTCATGCCAATTTTACAATATTTGAGCTGAGATTCTATACTCACAGAATTTCTGAGGTAGCGTCTCGCCACAGCAGCAGTGGTAAACGTGCCAGCAAACGGGTCAAGGACGATACTGCCTTCATTACTACTAGCCAAAATCATTCTTTCTAACAATGCTTCCGGCTTTTGCGTGGGATGCTCTTCATATTCTGCCATCCGATATCTCACCCGGGGAAAGTACCACACATTACCAGGTAATTTTTCCGTATTGTATAGACTAGGCACTGGCTTCCTGTAATCTATTAGTTTCCTCTCCGCCCCAGTTTTAGCTGGGATTTTTATATGCTGGTCATTAAAAATATAATTATTTTTGTCTTTAACACAATAAAGGATAGGTTCATACAAAGAGCCGAAATATTTTCTGGCTTGCACCCCAGAACTATCATAATACCAGACAATTCGACTGAGAATAGTTAACTTTTGTCTGAGATACAGGTCAAAGTAAGGCATAGCTTGGGTGCTGGCCATGACATACATAGTGCCATCTGGTTTCAGTACGCGCATACATTCATCCAGCCATTGATATGCCCAGCTTATATATTCTGCTTCCGATTCCCATTTATCATGGAAATCGGCAAATTTTTTACCGATGTTATAAGGAGGGTCGAGAAAAATCAAATCAACAGATTCCGAGGCAATTTCCTCGGATAAAACCTGCAAAGCATCCCCCCAAAATATGAGATTTCCTTCAGATTCGTATTTTTCTGCCATATCCTCACCGCGAAACTACAGGAAAACGGGATACAGAAATGTTTACTTACATATGATAGCATCTATAGCACTGCTAAATTAGCCAGTAACCCAGAATATTGGTGACTACAGACATTGACTAAAATATCCCCCGTTGTTTCAACTCTTCCCGACCAGCTCGCACCAATTCTACCGCATCTGTTTAACTTCACTCATCTGGCGCTTCCACTGCTTAACCACCTAGTTAAACTTGCGTCTTCCCAATCATTAT contains:
- a CDS encoding pyridoxal phosphate-dependent aminotransferase — encoded protein: MKLAARVGEVTPSLTLAIAATAKAMKAEGIDVCSFSAGEPDFDTPAHIKAAAAKALEAGKTKYGPVAGEPQLRAAIAKKLQTDNGLNYAAENVLVTNGGKHSLYNLMMVLLNPGDEVIIPAPYWLSYPEMVRLADAVPVILPTTEETGYKITPDQLRSACTSKTRLLVLNSPSNPTGMVYSPAEIRAIAEVVVEKDILVVSDEIYEKLLYDGAEHVSIGSFGPEIFARTLISNGFAKAYSMTGWRLGYLAGPLEIIKAANTLQSHSTSNICTFAQYGAIAALESSQDCVEEMRTAFADRRRFILDRLAAIPGLTCPKPDGAFYVFPNISKSGLKSLEFCKQLLENQQVAAIPGIAFGADDCIRLSYATDMATIEKGIDRLDKFMRQYI
- the yhdJ gene encoding adenine-specific DNA-methyltransferase, whose product is MAEKYESEGNLIFWGDALQVLSEEIASESVDLIFLDPPYNIGKKFADFHDKWESEAEYISWAYQWLDECMRVLKPDGTMYVMASTQAMPYFDLYLRQKLTILSRIVWYYDSSGVQARKYFGSLYEPILYCVKDKNNYIFNDQHIKIPAKTGAERKLIDYRKPVPSLYNTEKLPGNVWYFPRVRYRMAEYEEHPTQKPEALLERMILASSNEGSIVLDPFAGTFTTAAVARRYLRNSVSIESQLKYCKIGMRRVFGWGEYQGEKLLPPQKAHSKHPHKVNGSDFIQESLFDVDSIS